CCAAGGAGTCGGCGACCCTCTCCATCGCGGCAGTTTGCTGTGAGAGGAGGGGGGAAAAGGCACTTCACATACGGTGTGTCCTCACGCGGGTCCACTGCTGTGTTCGTTTTGTTCGCAGAACCTATGTAATGTTACGTCATGCACTTACAAGTCTACCTTGTCCGATTTGTTGCATTCACAGAGAACCAACTTGCACTGTTCCCTCTTGCAGCCTCACAGTTATGTTACACGTGTCGTAGTGGGTGTACTTCTGGAAATGCCAGTGTGAACGTTTAGTGACGTTTTTGCTGTATGGATATCAGTGCGTTCTCCTAAGCGGTACGCAGGTTAAGGTAACAGGTGTAATACAAAATTTATTCGTGCCACATTTACAGACCCGCATTGCAATATTTCACTGAGCTAGTTGCGTCTAGGACCACACCTGCCAATGTAAGTTGCTGAACATGTCTGGCACACTTCGGCCAGTAGTTCTGGTTATATGGGGGACCTGCATATCAAAGGAGCGCTAGTACAGAATTCATATTTCATGTTATTGTTTCGTTTGCAACAACAGCGTTCATCCAAATCTGAATCGCACATACCAACCCCACTGTCCCACAACAATACAAACTCATTCAGGCGCTGCCCTCAGATGTATCCTGCAGTCTACATAACGTGCTTACAAGTGTACGGCTTGTGGGATGCATAAACCAGCAATGCAAGCTCCTCGTACAGTGCAACTAACCGCCTTATGCATTCATTCCATGCCGCAAAATAACAGTGTCGTCCTCACACTGCAGCACATCCCGCCATCCAACCTCTCATCCACGCACATCGGTGCCTGTTTTTCCCTAACCTCACAGATCTGCTAAAGACTGCACGATGACTGCACATGTTACTGCTATCCCTGTGGTCTTTCACTTGCCGAATGCCACTACAACCTATTCGTCGCACCACCTACCAATCTTTACGGCACTACTACTGCTCATTACCAACCACTACACTGCCATCCTCCTTCCAGCACACATTCCCTTAAAGAATTGTGCCCAAGGCAGGCACCTAACGAAAGCACTGCTTATGATGGCTGAATATACTGAATGAACCATTACTCATGAGAAGTGCATACCTTTCTCGACTCCGCAAGCAATTCGCGCTGGATGGTGGCTTGGCTTTGCGCAACATGCACAGTTCGCGCACCATCCAGCACTGCCTGCTCGAGCAGCTCGCCCTCGGACCTCGGTCTCCTGCTCCATGCGCcagctgctttaaaaaaaaatggtgaaacATGTGGTGAGTGCTTCCAAATATAGGGAGAATGAGCATGCGTGGTACGTCAGAGGCTCACACAGTGACAGGACATATAATCCTTCCAACTGTCGATGTGCATTACTTCTACTGCAAGCGCGACACAAGCGAATTATTTGGTGCCTCGGCTCAGTAGTCCGTTGCTTTATGTAGGCAGTGTAGTTCCCTACCACAAGAGTGTATACAATAACTGAACTTCTTTCTAGCCTGTTCAGGCGGTCGGAAAGCGAAAATGTAATCAATAGCAGCAGTTCCTGCACATTGCTCCGTATCCAGAAAATTGTGTGATCTGCACTGCTACATAGGTTCTTTCATTAAGTGGTGGTTGTGCAAAGCTAATGAGGCTCAGGTTACAACGACACTTACTCCTCCCTAGACTGTCTGCGTTGTTGCAATAAGCTGTATAATATTGAAGCGTTTCTGAAGAAACAAGTTCCATGCTAAACAATGTACACTATACAAGACTTCATTTTTTGCACTTAACAGATTATCACGATGTGGGCGGCAGCAGTATGAGGCGTTGGCTGTCATGTCCATTCTTTTAAACGTTTCCAATTTATACGTTGTGGGCACTCTTGGGTTTGCGCCTACCTCAACTTGGTCAGTGGACAACAACTAGACATATTGCTAAAGCAAAACTTTTTGCATCATTTTAACTTCCTCAACATCGCTACCCTTTTAGGCTTTTCCTCCAAACAATGCAGCTGTTAGTCGTGCCTGCCGGCATCAAGCACTGCTGGAGCATGCACGACACTGTGCGTACATTTCGTGTAACGCATTGTGCGCACATCACCATAAGCTCTCCTCTCCCGCAACTGCACCCTACGGCTTGGCctggcaaaaaaaataaaaaatttgcatACGACACCTACGCTTGTGCTCATTGCATGTGTCCACAAGTGATACGTATAGTGGCTTACCCTCGCTGGGCCTTGACCTTCGTGGCCGGGCGGGTCTTGCCGAATGACGCCTCCCTGTTGTCGCACTGGGGCCCGGCTGCGGCTCTTCGGCTGTGGTCTCCAGCGCCGCGGATGGTGTTTCGCTGGCCTAGTAATATGCCAACATAAGGAAGGAAACCTTATAGCACCTGTACACTGCCTTTCAAATGCGATATGCTACTACTTTGCACTGCGTCACACCTGCACCCTCTCTTGGAAAGTGTACAGCTACAGACAACACAATTTCTATTTCAAAACAAGGTCGAGTGGCTTCACCCTGCACTACCACTTCATTGGTCGAGTAGTTAATAGGATCTAGACGGCACTACGCAGGGCATGTGTTGTCCACCACGATGGCATAATGTGCACACCTCAGGCTGCTCGGTATTTCCTGCTATGTGCAACCACAGTGCACTTCCCTGACTTTCTTAGGCACTGGCATCACCATCGAAAAGCAAAACGCAAGAGTACACTTGCAAAATAGTATCCTCACCTCCGAGCTGCTCGACACGAAAAAGGGCTCTCCGAGGCCTCTTGTGCAGTCACCCCCAACAAGCTGCAGGACGCGGCCTCTTAAGGTACGGACACACTGGCGTCGAAACGAGCGCGGCACGCCGCCGGCGGCGCGCCGCGAAACCTGCCGCGGAAGCCGTTTGGTTTGCCGCGCAGAGGATGGGTCGAGGAGCCATTTTCGGCGGCTTGCCGCGTGCCGCGAACCAATGAGAGACGTCCGggcttagggtgcctcgatgccagcgccgccgttcagggtggtgccATCCTTGGACCACCCCCACGCCGCCTTTCTCGCTGCGACGCCATATTGAATCACGGCGGGCGGTCAGAGTGGTCGCGGTTGATCGGTGCTAACAGCTGAGCTTGCGTTGTTTGAGGCACTCGCTGGTGGTTCAACTTGTTTGACAGTGTTCGACTGCATGACTGAGAAGCTTGTCAAGTCCACTGAGCCATCATGACGGGCTGTTGTGTGCCAATGTGCTCCGGGTCAACACGTAAAGGCCTGCGCTGTTTTCGCTTCCCCCGGGAGTCGGAGCGAAGAAAGAAATGGGAAGCTCAAGTAAAGCGGGATTGGTGGAACGCAACTGACAGCTCATATATCTGCGAGGTGAGTTGCAAAACAGTTAAGTCTTATCGATCCGTATTTTGCAATTAAAGCAAACTCGTGTACGCCGCTGCTGCATAGGCAGCGTATACGTACGCGCATCCGTACGGGCGCGAGCGTGTTTTTCGTTGTGAACTTAGCTTTTCTACGCGAGTAGTGCCCTGATTATAGTCAGACGAGGgtgatcgtttcagaatacgtccctagCATCGAGAGAACAGCTGCGTCGCCgagaagaccaaggacttgttcAACTGTAGGCAGAATGTGACGCTCCCTGAGGACCACCTGGTTCAGTCGAGTGAGAACACACAGACGACTTTCCATTCTTAGCTCCCGCTACCACACCGGCACACGACGGAGTTGGTCTACCCATACGACGAATGAGTCAGTTTCAAGTTTCTCCAGTTCTTGCCCAACAACTTCACGTAGCGGGACAGGCAACCGTCAAGGGGCAGTCAGTGAGAATGGTACAGCGTCTTGCCTTAAGCGAATGGTGTACTCATCTCGGAGTGTACCGAGGCCACGGAACAGTTCGGCATGATTCGTTGGCTCAGGAATGTTCACGGCACCAAGGAATTTGACTACCTCAAGGGCCTGGATAGCCGGTAGACCCAGTAATGGTGCAGAAAAGGGTTCAAAGCCATAAAGGTGCTGGGAGCTTGTCTTCCCTTGCCAAaaaaattaccgaagacactttggaaattctaAAGTGTGCTTAGCGAAAGCCATGTGGGGTGCTGGATGTACTGGGACCAGACGTGTCGTTGTCGTCTGTGCTGGGGCCTGGTTGTCGGTCGTCTACCCCCTCTTGTAGGCGTGTGCCACTTGTACGCGCTTCTTGATGGGCCTGGTTGCGACAACCACTGCAGCCGCTTTCGTTCCGCCTCCCTGGTTTGCTGTTCGGTGACATAGCCAGGCggtgctgccgtctgcgctccgcttCCCCGGCTCTCCGGTTCGGTGACATGGCCAGTCGCTGCTACCGTCTGCGTTCCAATTCATTCcttttggtgttcggcgatattgcctgtcgctgctgccgctttcgttctgcttccttgcctttggtacccggcgatctaatcagtcgctttGGCGTTTttgttctgcctcccttgctttcgcatctggtgacatgttcagtcgtcgcatgcgcattcgctccttgttcttctggtgtttggtgttgggggaatccggcgacCGCTGCTGCTTCCCCGAAACACTTGTCGCGGaatcactgggccgcttcggAGCCACGCGTCCcactcactcgactgcaacgagacgtctggcgaaggagcggcaaggcagctgccaccgccgacgcgcgcgcgctcgttctaccgctactgtgtgacgtcacggttgctatgcgcagctgcgcccctcACCGGCGCGTCGGTTGCTAAGGCGGGGAGGAGGCTACGCTGCTGCGCGGAGGAGCAGCCATATTTGGTTGGCCCGGCTGTACGCCAAGGGCCGCGCCACGTCACCTGCCTGCAAGAGGTGCGGGGaccccgagactctggagcaccttctctgtgcctGCCCATCCTTGGAGCGGGAATGCTCCACAGTGATCAACAcctacagacgccacggccttccagcgaccacagagactgacctgctgttcccgGTGTGTCCCCAGCTCCCTGCactcttatgctatcttcggctggtcatttctgagcactctggagcgctctcgcgagcggcgttgtcttcgactggttgaaagagggtgcgcgccctgcgttcggctggttcttctcgattgctctctaTCTTGGatcgctctgaggcgctccgagccctgtcgtcggagcagtcatcgagattaaaacgtcatcgcagcgccgcgtcgctgctgttggcgacggcccaccgtaaccttggcaacctaggccactgcatgctggcgtctcgacaaACGTTCGtgccgccggcacgtccgccggtttttcgggcagcgccgggagctttggataggcgaaacatcggacgttggcagtagtcacgtggtttcgcatcagcaatttcctcctccgagagcgagtcgcacgttcggattgcgcgcttgtcccctaccttagagctcgggaaacgaccgatctacccgactctgcttcggggcatacaggcgaccagtcgaagataccattagaaaaatttacaccctttggggtttatcttgtcccacaacagtaatcgtcatctgtcttgcccgtgtttccttcctctaacgctgcgagtccggtacttcccagtcacgaacggcatgcgcgttataagcgtgacgcatcattctcgacagaaaagtagcgagcgccgagttttcaggaaaggaaacgcaagccagccagatgacgattattgttgtgggacaaatatacaccccaaagggcgcaaccgttttaagagtgtgcgCTGCAAAGCCTGCTAGAGTTTATATAAGTACCACGGGAATAGACACCctataagcgcccgctacaacgctggcaactttactgaAGATTGCCACCTGTCGTGCGCAGAGGAGTCTATTTTAGGCGACATCCTCCCTCTTTCCCTGtcacactctacactcttaggcaaagttacaccctttggcttgccccttctgccacacaacaataatcgtcatctgccttgtgcgtttcctttctttaacgctgcgagcccggaactttccagtaacgaacggcacgcgcgttatcagcatagaacagtttacatcatttggagtgccccttctgataacgcgcgtgccgttcgttactggaaagttccgggctcgcagcgttaaataaaggaaacggatcaaggcagataacgactattgttgcgtggcagaaggggcaagccaaagggtgtaactttgcctacactcttagaactgttgcaccctttggggtgtaaatttgtcgcacaacagtaatcgtcatctgccttgcttgcgtttcctttcctgaaaactcggcgctcgctactttcctgtcgagaatgctgcgtcacaccgataacgcgcatgccgttcgtgactgggaagtaccggactcgccgcgttagagaaaggaaacgcgggcaggatgacgattattgttgtgggacaagatcagccccaaagggtgtaaatttttctaagagtgtaagaacagtttacaccctttggcttgccccttctgccacacaacaataatcgtcatctgccttgatgcgtttcctttaacgctgcgagcccggaactttccagtaaggaacggcatgcgcgttttcagaaggggcactccaaagggtgtaaactcttctatgctgataacgcgcgtgccgttcgttactgcaaAGTTCGGGGCTCGCagcgtaaaaaaaaggaaacgcatcaaggcagatgactattatcGTTGTGTTCTGTAATATCATGATTCTTTGCAAATTACCTTTTGTTGTGTTCCCCCAAACTAAATGGCAATATTTCAATGTGAGTAGAATAGCGCATTGTACAATAGAAGCTTAACCTTTGACGGTAGAATGTATCTGTTGGCGTATGTCAATCCAACGATGCGAGACAGTTTTGACACAACATGGTCGATATGAATGTCCCAGGTCATATTTTCGCTGAAATACACTCCAAGTATTTTAAATGCGCTTACTAGTTCTACCTTTGAGTTTTGCAGCTTAATGTCCGAGGTAATattaattttcttgtttttcgcacGGTATATAACAGCGTTCGTTTTACTAacgtttattttcaatttgtCAAGTTGCGCCCATGTATCTAATTTCACAAGCGTTCTGTTCGCTCTCAGAATCAGCTAATCCGTACTTTCTGCAGAGAATAACAGTGTCACATCATCAGCATAAATGACAAATTTCACCATAGGATCGACGTTAACAATGTCATTCAAATATAACTTAAACAAAAATGGGCCCAGAATACTCCCTTGAGGTACGCCGGCAGAAATTGGTAATATATTAGAAGAGCAGCCATTTAAATACACGTACTGCTTGCGCTCACTAAGGTAGGACGTCAGTGGTGATAGAACCGTTCCGCGTTTCTTTAACAGGATAGAGTGATTTAAATAATCGAAAGCTTTCGTAAAATCTACGTATATTCCAAGGGCTACTTCTTTATTTTCAAGCGATTGCAGGATCAATTCTTTTTGTTCTAACAGTGCCATTTCTGTTGATCGATATTTCCGGAAGCCATACTGCATGATATTGCATTGTTCGCTAAAATTTGTCATTCTAGTAAGAACCATTTTTTCAAATCCTTTTGAAAAAACGGGTAGTATGGATACTGGTCTATAATTTGTAAAATCATTTTTACTACCTCTTTTGTGCTATACGCTCACTTTGGCGAGTTGCATTTGCCCTGGAAATGTTCCTTGAGATAAGCAGAGGTTATATATGTAGGCTCAACACTCTGTTATGTCTCCTATCACAAACTTCACCGGTTTTATCACAATTCGGTCTGCGTCACAATATTTGCTATTATTTAGCCCCATGAAAACCGACATGGCCTGTGATACTGATGTTGGTGTTAAGAACATTGACTTCTCGTTTCTTATATGAAGAGTATTAGAATCAACGAAATTACTAGTTATCTCTGTGAAGTAGCTGTTCAATGCGTTGGCTAAATCAGTGCCTGTGAGTTCTTTATCTTCAGTATGAATTTTTGTTACTTGGTTTGGGCCTGTAGATCTGTTTAGAAGCCCATTCAATTTCCTCCATAATTCATCCGACTTATTCATCGAGCAGCAAAACTGGTTACAGAGATATTGATCACGTGCACTGCGTATTTCCGCCGTCAGTTTATTTCCGAATACTTTAAAAGCCTTTAGCCTATCAGGGTCTCGAGTTTTTTCAAACTTATATAGCCTATCCTTTTTGTAAATTTTCTTCAGCAATTCAGGTGTGATCCATGGCTTCCTTATGTTCCTTCGTTTCTGTGCATGTTTATAAGGGAAGCACTCGTTGTATGTACACAAAAAAGCCGTTAAAAACAAAACATAAGCCTTTTCGGCATTTGTTTCCTCAAGAACATTTCTCCAGTCATGATTACGAACTTTCTCTTTGAAATTGTTCAGGTTTTTTGTCGACATATCTTGAAATAACTTTGCTATCTTTTTTGTATTAGGAAATTTGCTTTTTGGAACGCACATAAAAACGCCGCGGTGGTCACTGATATCAGCATTTATTACGCCTGCTTTCAGAATAGGCATGTGCATATTGGTTATAAGTAGATCAAGTAGTGATTCAGTCTGCAATGTAACATGTGTAGGATCGCATATCACGTTTAAGAGGGAAAAAGAATTTGATAAGTTTTGGAATTATTTTTGTGGGGGTATCTGCAAGAAGGTTATTGTTAAAATCACCTCCTAAAATGACATCGTATGCCATTTTAggagtgtgttgatttggcttgtctcgttgtgtggTCCGATGTACGAATTTGGAAAGCCAGGGCACCTTTTGCGTCCAATGTttgtaacaacattaaacccacaaagttccggaattcaAGATCTAAGCactactttggaaatgtcaatgcacctctccagtcaaaagtttatgagaactttatacccacaaagtttcggaattgaaaccCCAGTGCTCCCTAGATTCCGCCGCCTCACCGACATgacgcgacgagcccgctcgccatgaAAACACATTTGAAACTTCGTGCTCGGATGGcactccttgcgttacgatatgtgactcgcAGTGCGTGGGCGTTGCCaggaaatccagcccgatttcgcaatgttcgtgcAAAAacgtcttttcgagcgtgaaaagtactttctagacaaaatcgagcatgatttccggcgccgggggttgtattggtcggcggtgcatgacagcacgaaaaaattacgaggggggggggaggggctgaagCGTCATAAGCGCcccccccctgctacgctccTGCTATATACCTGGAGAGCCAAGTTGGTCCGAAGGTTGCTTTCAAACACTGTGCCCTCAACGCAGCAGCACGATGCTCTATGCACGATGCACAGTGGCCCAAAGTGAAAAGTGACAGTCACCCACAGTgaaaacagatagatagatagatagatagatagatagatagatagatagatagatagatagatagatagatagatagatagatagatagatagatagatagatagatagatagatagatagatagatagatagatagatagatagatagatagatgttcGGGAAGTATTCCAAGGATGTTTATCGCAGTAAAGCTACTTTTGTCCAGATCAGTAGATCCGGACAAAAAGAGTAGGTACTACATCATTTTGCTCGAGAAATTCCTTGTACATTGTACGGCTTCCTAAGTCTATCATCCTCAGCCGAAGCCTCTAAACCAACTCATCGATGCTGAAAGGAAAGTATGCGGACTTGCCGTGCACTCctcgcattatttatttatttatttatttatttataacccTCAGGACTAACCTTTCCCCTTCTTGGTCCACTGAGCCACTTTCATGGTTaaagttcattctctctctctcttgttcgtCCTCACTGAGAAAGTAAATAAGTGCTAGCAAAGCAACGCTTCCcgcatgcttgcttgcttgcttgcttgtgaTCGCCCAATGTGAGGATATCCCCGGCCACTTGCTTCTTTTATGGCCACGAGTCTACTCCTAAGCAACACTCCGCAAACTTAATGCAGTTCTTCTCTCGTTGAAGCGTTACaggtatctcttttttttttactgcaggtAGCATAGCCTCCGACCGATGCCGGGCCCGACACCTTTGACATGAGCCAAGGTCGAAAGAATTCCGTTTGATGTAATCACTACCACATGTTGAGTCCGCGTCGCTGTTCTTTCATGTGTCGTTTCCTTGCTTTTTGTCGACGTTTGTGTCACTCAGTAATAGCCATGTTTAATTTCGTACATCAAAACACAGCATACACACCAAGTGCATCACCTTAACTGAGCAATACATTTAGAACATAGAGCTTTCAGTTTAATTGAATGAGACCAATGGTACTTTGCTCATGGTTGCCTGTATTACTCAAACTATTCTTGATCTGCAATTAG
This Dermacentor albipictus isolate Rhodes 1998 colony chromosome 1, USDA_Dalb.pri_finalv2, whole genome shotgun sequence DNA region includes the following protein-coding sequences:
- the LOC135908903 gene encoding uncharacterized protein, with translation MPNCSVASVHSEMTRTSLIGSRHAASRRKWLLDPSSARQTKRLPRQVSRRAAGGVPRSFRRQCVRTLRGRVLQLVGGDCTRGLGEPFFVSSSSEASETPSAALETTAEEPQPGPSATTGRRHSARPARPRRSRPSEAAGAWSRRPRSEGELLEQAVLDGARTVHVAQSQATIQRELLAESRKQTAAMERVADSLERLGNVMGRQGSQLQLLQEQLAPLSTLAAALTVFLRQQNLPQGDQPQQPQ